A genomic window from Scomber scombrus chromosome 18, fScoSco1.1, whole genome shotgun sequence includes:
- the eif1 gene encoding eukaryotic translation initiation factor 1, whose protein sequence is MSAIQNLQTFDPFADATKGDDRLPAGTEDYIHIRIQQRNGRKTLTTVQGIATDYDKKKLVKAFKKKFACNGTVIEHPEYGEVIQLQGDQRKNICQFLIEIDLAKEEQLKVHGF, encoded by the exons ATGTCCGCTATCCAGAACCTCCAAACTTTTG ACCCCTTTGCTGATGCAACTAAGGGTGATGACCGCCTCCCAGCCGGGACAGAGGACTACATCCACATAAGAATCCAACAGCGGAACGGCAGGAAGACCCTCACTACTGTCCAGGGCATTGCCACCGACTATGACAAGAAGAAGCTAGTCAAGGCCTTCAAGAAG AAGTTTGCCTGCAATGGGACAGTGATTGAGCACCCAGAGTATGGTGAAGTGATCCAGCTGCAGGGAGACCAGCGCAAGAATATCTGCCAGTTCCTCATTGAG atTGACCTGGCCAAGGAGGAGCAGCTCAAAGTCCACGGCTTCTAG